In the genome of Osmerus mordax isolate fOsmMor3 chromosome 15, fOsmMor3.pri, whole genome shotgun sequence, one region contains:
- the si:dkey-73n8.3 gene encoding retinol dehydrogenase 12 — MQTLRSVFFSSWASDARLEGRTAIVTGANTGIGKETARDLAKRGARVILACRDKTKAEQAVSDITKEVGGAKVVAGQLDLADTKSICEFAEHIYNTEKALHILINNAGVAMCPYSTTVNGFETQFGVNHLGHFFLTFLLLDLLKHSAPSRVINISSLAHMMGKICFEDLNMEKSYHPLKAYVQSKLANVLFTRELAKRAEALGVTAYAVDPGVVNTELVRHLQRPLQVLISRFSYLVKTPAEGAQTSLYLAVTPESELCTGGYYRSCAEALCSKAGLDDGTALKLWTVSCHLLGIRWQ; from the exons ATGCAGACCCTCAG atcTGTCTTCTTCTCCAGCTGGGCGTCAGACGCGCGTCTGGAGGGGAGGACGGCCATAGTGACGGGAGCTAACACTGGCATCGGCAAGGAGACCGCCAGGGACCTGGCTaaaagag GAGCTCGTGTGATCCTGGCATGCAGAGACAAGACAAAGGCTGAGCAAGCAGTGAGTGACATCAccaaggaggtgggaggagccaAGGTGGTCGCTGGCCAATTGGATCTTGCCGACACTAAGTCCATATGTGAATTTGCAGAACATATCTACAATA CGGAAAAGGCTCTCCACATCCTGATCAACAATGCTGGTGTGGCCATGTGCCCCTACAGCACCACCGTGAATGGCTTTGAGACACAGTTTGGCGTGAACCACCTAG GTCACTTCTTCCTTACGTTCCTCTTGCTGGACCTGCTGAAACACTCTGCCCCCTCAAGGGTCATCAACATCTCCTCGCTGGCTCACATGATGGGGAAGATCTGCTTTGAGGACCTGAACATGGAGAAGAGCTATCATCCTCTGAAGGCTTATGTTCAGAGCAAGCTGGCTAACGTCCTTTTTACCAGAGAACTGGCCAAGAGGGCTGagg ctctAGGTGTGACAGCCTATGCTGTGGACCCAGGCGTCGTCAACACTGAGTTGGTTAGGCATCTgcagcgccccctgcaggtgCTGATCAGCCGGTTCAGCTACCTGGTGAAGACTCCTGCGGAGGGGGCCCAGACCTCCCTCTACCTGGCTGTCACCCCAGAGAGTGAGCTCTGCACTGGGGGGTACTACAG gagCTGTGCTGAGGCGTTGTGTTCCAAGGCTGGTCTTGATGATGGTACTGCTCTTAAACTCTGGACCGTGAGCTGCCACCTGCTTGGGATACGCTGGCAAtga